AGCACAAATCTTTTATAACTATTGTAACGTATAAATAGCATAATTGTATACTATTGTCCTTTCACTTATGCTTTAATAATATGAGTAACCAAAGGGGAGGGAATAAGAcgcttaattttattaagctttgagataatttttttcacaaaaaaactatttttggcgaaaaactcaatttttcaatttggcttttttggctataacttgaataaaaatggtcacacagcaaaaagaattaccattttatactctttataaccaatactaaccacccctttcacttttaaacagattttgtaaaattaatttttggccaaattttcgcaaaatttttcatcaaaatttgcgaaaaatttaaaaatcccagaattcccaaacttgaatgcaaatcgattggtaTTTAAACAACGAACTCagcgaggtatgacattccttatttgggtaattattttcaatgtttcgatcaaaataccgattatttttttcacaaaaaaacaggaaaactatttttggcaaaaaactcaattttcaatttggcttttttggctataacttgactaaaaatggtcacacagcaaaaagaattaccattttatactccttataaccaatactaaccacccctttcacttttaaacagattttgtaaaattaatttttagccaaattttcgcaaaatttttcatcaaaatttgcgaaaaatttaaaaatcccagaattcccaaacttgaatgcaaatcgattggtaTTTAAACAACGAACTCagcgaggtatgacattccttatttgggtaattattttcaatgtttcgatcaaaataccgattatttttttcacaaaaaaacaggaaaactatttttggcaaaaaactcaattttcaatttggcttttttggctataacttgactaaaaatggtcacacagCAAAAGGaattaccattttatactcCTTATACTCCTtataaccaatactaaccacccctttcacttttaaacggattttgtaaaattaatttttcgccaaattttcgcatttttcgtAATTTTAAAGTCAGCAGGAAAGTTATACAGAtgttaaattggtttatttaatgcacaaaacaaatatttattaaattgtgtCATTATTTTTAGACAAGTTATAACCAAAGCTACAAAGTTTAAAAAGCCTCATTCACTGAATAATTTAATCCTGTTTTAAATGTTCACTCCCAGTAACATGAAGGGTTTAAATCGGCATGGAGCACATCATTTCCTCCAAGCAAAAAAATTGTAGGCTAACAGTGTATCTGTTTCTTGAGGATCCGCTGCACGTAAAAAACACAGCACAAGTTGAGCATCATTTCCCAAAGGGTCATCCTGCGTTCCAGAGGTATCCTGGCATGTCGCCGGATATCTAATAGCAGCACAAACATATCGCTGATCAAGATGATGACGGAAACCACAACGAAGGGATTTATGTAATGCGGCTTGATCTGGATTAAAACAATGGTTGCAGTGACTTATAACAATGGTGCAATAAGTGTGTACAGTATGgaaattaatatattgtaAGGGTCTTTATACTCACGGATACCATGCCGTATATCACTAACATCCACGCTTGcagcattaaaaattgtttgagGGCTCGTAAGCGCCCCGAATGTGTGCCCCTCAGAATCAAGAGACAGCTTGGCCGTCCCAACTGCGTCCCTCCCATGGAAAGGTTCACGAAATGTATAAAATTGAATACCTGCGAATTTGATGTAATTAGTTCTTTACTTGCTGCCcagcaaactataaatatatactcaCCACTCGAAGGATACCGAAGCTGAGGGTATAGAAGAATATCATTGTATCGATATTTGCCGAGAATTTCCAGTTGCAGCGTGTTTCGCAATAAGATATGGGTATCTTTAGGTTGGTGTGCATAACGCCGCAAAACTGATCACTAATCTGCTCGAAGAAATTCATGGCGAAATGAGGTATAtttgtacaaataaattttggaAATCTATAAAAGATCTCAGGAAGaatgtatatttatacttatttAAGTGTTTGACAGACTGAAAGGCAACgaatgaaaaacgaaaaagattAGGGCACTAAATCATGGCCATCTACTCCCACTGGCTCTGCAAGGACAGGGACAAAAAGCTGGCACGACGAGATGTACAACGATGATGGTCGGCCGCCAGGAGCTTCACTCGCAAccataaaatttgaaatcttGGTAATCAGCTAAAATCTGTTATAGCTAGTGCGACGTATAAATAGCATAATTGTATACCATTTAATAATATCATAATAtccttaaataatataataagtaACCAAAGAGAAAGGAATAAACCGCTAAAGATAACCTTAAACAGAGCTCCCCGTTTTGGGTAGTTCCACTTGCACTTCTTTGtccattttgttgtttattctaAGATTTGTTTCCTTTGTATCCAATTACTCGTTTATTATTCTCTAGTCGGCCTGCTTAATTTCCTTCACTCCACATTATTTTACTGGCCCATCTTTTTTTACGCTTTTACCCTTTTTCCTGCctacttattttaatttaacctTCACTTCTCGCAGCGGGCTGAGGAAATTTCACAAGCCGCCCACCATTGGTGTGGGGTGGAAAATTGGAATACGGTCAAAGTGTTAAGCCATTGTCGCCGTTGTTGGCATCTGCTCCATGTGCCACGCCTCGTGCCCACGCAACTTTTTCGCCTCTGCACAATGTATGTAAAGGGTGGGCGGAAAGGGGTGGTAAATTTGGGGGAAAAGACCAGATGACGACGAGGGCAAAGAAATTCGCAATTAATCACAATTAAAAACGGCCTGaaatttcttcttctttttatacCGCCATTTATACCTTTAActcatgtacatatatagatggctattttatatatgtattacaCTCTTTTGCACCCTTTGTCCACGTCATCCGCATTTAATTATGGAAATGTTAATTTGCTTAGCACTTCAGAGCAGCGACCCCCAGTTACCCATTATTTCCCGCCGCTTTTTCACAGTTTTTCTCAAACGCATTTTCCCCTCGTTCCGCCGCTGAACTGGCTCCACCTGGCGGTGGCGAGTCAGCGCAAATGTTcatgtttagttttttttgccatcgcgccattaattttcaattaacacTATGCCAGAAGCAGACGACGCGGACAACGACAATGATTATGGCAAATGGCTGGCGGATtatgggtggcggtgggcaaGTGGTGCTCCTTTGCAAGTGGAGTCGACACCGTCTGGGTCACCGTTAGTCAATGGCACAATGCCCTAATCAGGGCGTAAGTATTGGTCCAAGTGCAAAGCTGCCGACGGTGCGTCAAAATGATACCCTGGAAAATGAGGTGCTGACCTCATTTCAGAAATTAAGTAATTCGGGAACTTGCCAGATAtagtatattatattatttagctgcattatttaatatttgataatgAACTTTAATTAACAGGATtgcaatgaaataaatgttgaAACCTCTACCAAATGAACTTTTTAAAAGTAATGGGCATCTGCTAGCCTCATACTCTTCCTGAGCCTtgttatttcttatttattgcCTCGTTCGTGCTTTCATTGGCACCCAACTTAACCTGGGCCAACCCAAGTGGTCCTGGCCCAATCCCCAActaaaccgaaaccaaaaccagcCCCAACTCCCTGTCCACCTGTAGTTCATTTCATTTACCGCTTGTCCCTAACAAAGTTCAATCCTTTGTTGTTAACCCAGCCCAAGCACCCCTCTCTTTTTCCTTTGGCCCTCTTTTGGGGGCGCCCCTGTCGTTTGTGCTTACGCCATTAACTTAAAGTGCCATTGGCTCCAAGATCGGTGGCGGGGAAAAAGGgggcagcaggaggagcatcAGAGCATCAGAGCATCTGGCCATCTGCGTAGTCTGGGAGCACTTAACTTAAGCGCTCTAATTGTATTAAAAGCGTGTCCTTTCCCGCCTACGGCTGACCCTCGCCCTCTCTTCCCCTCCCTCTCACCATATATCTATGTATCCCGCCATATCCTTAACCATTTTTCCTTCTGGGCGGACAGAGCAATGCCACATAGTTGACGTTGACGTAATGTCTCGTCTCGGCTCGCCTCGTCTcgtttttggcctggccagcaTCTCGTTTTTCCCCGGCTAATTCGGCTAAGTGATTTTCATGAGTGCGTGCCAGGGCTGCTAGCCCGGTTTTATCTGACTTATGGTTTAATTAGGGTCAGGCGAAAGGGGTTCTCTATGCCTCACCGGCATTGCAATTAGTTCCGATAAACCCGAACAAGGCGAAAACTTATTTGTGGAGCTGCATGCGTTTGCATATATACAAAGAAAACTGTGATAAAGAGACATATTATTGCAATAAGTGCAattattatacaatttaattttcagttttataaCTAGTCATGTTACCCAATAATACTGTTGAACTTTCTAAATCTTTCTTGTTCAAATCTCTGACCAATTTCGTCgacttttctcgcagtgcagcgTCCGTTTGTGGTTTTGTTACAATCATTCCGTTCGCAATGCGCTCCGGTTCACCTTTTTGGCCCACTTTGTCAGCTTCTTCCCGGCCGCTCCACCACTTGACCTCCTTCTTGGTTGCTTATTTTTGGCTTGAAAACGCAAATAACTTGCAATTTCTGGTCGGGTCTTCCGCACACCATACCATACACTctacacagcacacacaccgCGCCGTCGACATTCCATGGCTTTCGCATGGCTGGAATCCGGgtaaatgttaattaagcATCATTTACGCATTCAGGCCGCCATAATTTGCAGCGACAATGACACTGACAGCGCCACAATGTTGCGACAACTTTGACAAGCCCGCCAGCCAGGACACAGAAACGGAGTCTTGGAGTCCTGGAGACACGGAGCCCGACCCTTTACCCCATTTACCCATTTACCACACTGTCACTCGGCACGCAGTCAAATTTAATGTAACATAAaaggttttccattttattcaCCATCCTACTTAATGTATATCAGGACGTAATGGTTCCATTAGGACAACCGCAAATGTTCCACGACATTGTCTGGAGGTCTGGGGAAAAGAAATCGTTCAATAAGCAGATATCTGAATGAAACGATTGACTTGGCTGGAAGATTGTTCGGACTACGTGGCGTATGACAAATGTTCAAAGCGCAGTGTTTctcacattacgtatacgcggTGTATACCATGCCCATTGACTAACATTTGGGGTAGAttatagatatttttataaatttattattgcatAAGCCTGGGTACCTCGGCTCTAGAGTGGCATAGCCTTATCTATGTCCTGGTCCTGGACGCGATTCCCCTTTTGTCCGAGTCCCGGTGCCACACCATCTGCTGTTGGTGTCCCACTGTCCAAGCGTCCAATGGCCGCTTATCTTTCCCAGACAATGGACAATGTGGCCGTGGATTAGCTCAGCCAAACGGTTATTTAGCGGCGTCCAGAGCGAGGATTGTCTTCACCAtccacctcctgctcctttcAAGGACTCCGCCAAATTGTGGCCACAAAGCGGCCGGTGAAGTGCGCCCAACAGCTGGCCAACAAAATTCAGAGATGGCCAACAATACATCCAACAATATCCAACAATGCCAACGTCCAACGACCAacacaaaaaagcaacaaatcgccaactgtagaaacaaaataataataaagacaAGCAGCAACGTGGAATGGCGGAGCACAAAACCgaaatagcaaataaaattgcacAGCAAGGATGAAAATGAAACGAGTGCAGGAAAGGAAGAAGAAGACAGAGAAAGGAGCTGGGGAGTCCTGCAGAAGAATTACGTTAAAAGCCAAGAATAACGATGGTACGAAGAAATTCGGTGGAACAACACGTGAATTACCCtaagggaaaataaaataaaataacaaataattattaacTTGGAGTAtagcattttttaattaagttgttgGATGTACAGGTattgtgtacatacatatgtgtgcttCACAGTCattccaataaaaatataaacacttACTCTCAATTCTATTAGAGAATTGATATTACTAATGTTCTAGTTAGTCAAGCCAATGCTAAATTTAAAGTGTTATAATTTTCTTCTAACAATCAATGGATCATGAACACACTATTCTAAAttcaatacaatttaaatttccttaTTTTATGAATATGTTTATACTTTTGCATTgcttataaacatttaaaaatacactGCAAATACTATGCGTTTAGAAAATATGTgtattatatttgattaaacTAATGTTAAAACCGTTAAAACCGAAAATGACACCATTTCGATATTACAGGGTATCGGCGATAGAGTAAGAGGGCAAGTTAGGGTCGCAAGTCGCGCACACATTTCTCAcaccaaatgcaaataaaacgaCGCCTTGGAattgaaatagaaatagaaaattgccaaacaaaaatggcAGCATAAACTTTTGCTGTTTGCCACTTCCGTACGTCATTCGTTCTGCTTTCACCTCCTTTCTCCATAGGTCGtaactctcgcacacacacacagaataAGAAAGGAGAAAGCGAATAAGACACAGTGGCACATATACGCACAAAAGTCTGCTGCTTGTCGACATTTTGGTAATAAATTGAGTTTTATGGCAGTCATATTATTCTTTATTAGTGGGTAAGAattgttgccttttgttggcttttgttgccGAAACGATGTCTCAACCAGGCCAACATCCTTGCCATCCCGAGCATCCCTAGCATGCCGAGCATCTTGAATCCTTAACCCACAATGGCTAGATATCACTGGTTCGCCTCCGAAGTGCCTGCTCTGTGtggcttaattaatttggcaGTGTTTTGGGACTTGGTTGTCAATGGATTGGACGGAATTCCCAGAAGCCCTCGACCGAATCAATCAACGACAACGCCACGGCCCTCGTATATTTACTCTTTCATTTCCCAGGAACGTGGCTGGTAAATTAAAAACTCTCATCCAAAATTCGTTACTTGGCGTTAAATTAGTATCGGCTTTCGAACTTCGCGGGCATACTAATCAGGTCCAAGGCGTCCGCCCAAAATGGGATAATCCGTCAATCGAAGCTCGCAATTTTCACAGCTGTCAACGCAAGCCAGATTGGTTATTTCAAATAGGATTGCCTATAagcataacaaaatattttaaaataaactttaaatacaaagcaaatggcaaacacaaGCGGGCTTGATTAAGGTATAGTTTCTAGGGTTAACAAAACTATGgttctatttaatatatagcaatatttcatattgatatttatttcgatttttcattAAAGTGTTTCTTTGTTAAATTACTACTTTTGTTTTGGTGCAGTATTTCGAGTTTCTTTCCGTGTAGCGACGTATCATCAAGGCCATTCAATTAGCAATCATGGAGAGCCCGTCAGCTCCTCGTACCTGATGATCCATGAAACGTTCGAATAGAGCGCCCAAAACTTTTGCCTCATTTCCGGAAGCACTCGAGTCCGGGATCAGAGGAGCCACAAAACTGTGCATAATGCTCCGCCCGAGCAATTTATCATCCGCAGTTCCAGTTCCCGCGAGGCTGTCGGCCAAAACCAGCGGGCGGCAGTAGAACAAAAATTTGGTGGCGAGTGGGCCGCAACCTTTTTGGGTGGCCAAGGGAATGTGGTGGAAGGGGGCGGTAGCCGATGATTAATTGCTTGAATGTCCAGTCGAGCAGAAAATTCACAAAACATTTCCATCATCAAAGCACAACTGATTTTTCTGTGGAAAAGTGAATCCTGTCAACGATGAAACGAAGGCAGACAGCTCTTCAAGTCCAATGTAGGAATAATGCTCTCTGTCAGTTTGATTTCAAGTTATTTGCCTAATTGCGAATATAGTTTATTTGCCTTCACATCTATTCGTTGCTAATTGcacatttcaaatttcaattccTTTCATTGCAGActaattaaatgcttaaatgCCATATATTTGGTTTCACTTAACAACTGCTTGTACGCatgaacaaaaaacaatcaatGGATAGACATAACTGAAAGTAAACAAGTTCAAGGGCTTTTTCTGGAAATGAACAGTAAGCAATTTATTATTGCGCGaattgaaaaaattataaaataaatcagaCAGGGAAATTAGGTAAGATTTTTTGGTGCCTGTCATATTAATAAGGCGTGTATTACAGCTTTTATTATTGAATGttataaagttatttatttaagttgaCAATgcataacttttattttattgaaattgtggAAGAATTTGCTTTCAAGATTTTTTCTTCCTTATTTAACGTTTATTTGCAAAACATTTAAGATATTCCGAATCCTAGCAGTAATGTAATAAAAGTTGACAGATAAAAcctaaacaaaatatttgaaaatataaataaagccaTCACTGCCACAATTGTCACCCTTCAATTCCATAAAAAGAAACTCAGTCAAAATTTTCGGCACTTTAAGCATGGAGTTGGAGCAGAACTTGACCGCCGCCCTGATGCAGTCGTCGGCGGAGGAGAACAAGTCGGAGGAGGCGTGGCCGGCGGTGGCCCACCTGCATCAGCCGGCCGAGGCGAATCAGCTCCTGTTGCCGGAGCGCTCCAGCTGCCTGGCGGTGAAGACCTATCTGCGCATGTGCAACCTACCATTTGCGGAGCATAACAGCGACAATGCGGAGTTTATGTCACCTGGTGGTCGGTTGACCCACCTGCCGCTGCTCCGTTTGGGCCCTGTGAAGACTTTTGCGGAATTCGAGCCAATAGTGGCCCAGGTGGAGGCCATGCAAGGCGGCAATTTCCTGGGCAGTTGGATGTCCGAGGATCAGCGCGATACAATACGCTGTCTGGTTAGCTATGTGGAGAATGTCTTCACCCTGGCGGAGATTCACATGAGCTTTGTGGATGAGGCAAACTACCAACTATACACGGCAACGCGCTGTGCAGCAACTCATCCGTGGCCGTTGAGTACGATTCGCCGGTTTGCCAAGCAGAAGGACGCACAGAAGATCCTGAAGGTCTACCAGTGGCAGGATCTGGACAACGACCATGTAATCCAGGAGGTGGGCATCTGTGCCGACGCGTTGGTCGCTGAACTGGAGGAGGACCAGGCGAAGAGCTATTTCGGCGGCTCACGACCTTGCAAATTGGACGCCCTGGTCTTTGGCCATTTGGTAGCCATAATGACCACCAAGCTTCCCAACATGGAACTGGCCGAGGTCCTGGCCACGTATCCACGTCTCTTGGCCCACTGTCGCCGCATCGATCAGAGCCTGTTTGATGGCAAACTCCTGACCAGCGcggtggaggagcaggagaaggagaCGGAGTAGCCAAAATAGAATAAAGGAAAGGGCAGGACTCGGAATCCCTCTGCCCCGGAACAAAGGattcttattgtttttttatttggccaggGTCGGGAAGGCAatcaaaaatatgcaaagcatTTACAATAAAAACGGCAGACAAGTCGGAGAAGGAGTGGGTTTTGCATGGGGAGTGGCACAGGGAAACTCGAACCAGAGTTAAGCCAGCGCACAATGCCATAAAATACAGCAACAGACAAGGCAAG
This Drosophila simulans strain w501 chromosome X, Prin_Dsim_3.1, whole genome shotgun sequence DNA region includes the following protein-coding sequences:
- the LOC6725995 gene encoding metaxin-2, which encodes MELEQNLTAALMQSSAEENKSEEAWPAVAHLHQPAEANQLLLPERSSCLAVKTYLRMCNLPFAEHNSDNAEFMSPGGRLTHLPLLRLGPVKTFAEFEPIVAQVEAMQGGNFLGSWMSEDQRDTIRCLVSYVENVFTLAEIHMSFVDEANYQLYTATRCAATHPWPLSTIRRFAKQKDAQKILKVYQWQDLDNDHVIQEVGICADALVAELEEDQAKSYFGGSRPCKLDALVFGHLVAIMTTKLPNMELAEVLATYPRLLAHCRRIDQSLFDGKLLTSAVEEQEKETE
- the LOC6725998 gene encoding uncharacterized protein LOC6725998, which translates into the protein MNFFEQISDQFCGVMHTNLKIPISYCETRCNWKFSANIDTMIFFYTLSFGILRVVFNFIHFVNLSMGGTQLGRPSCLLILRGTHSGRLRALKQFLMLQAWMLVIYGMVSIKPHYINPFVVVSVIILISDMFVLLLDIRRHARIPLERRMTLWEMMLNLCCVFYVQRILKKQIHC